A single region of the Sorex araneus isolate mSorAra2 chromosome 7, mSorAra2.pri, whole genome shotgun sequence genome encodes:
- the KCTD3 gene encoding BTB/POZ domain-containing protein KCTD3 isoform X1 codes for MAGGHCGSFAPAAGSGEIVQLNVGGTRFSTSRQTLMWIPDSFFSSLLSGRISTLRDETGAIFIDRDPAAFAPILNFLRTKELDLRGVSISVLRHEAEFYGITPLVRRLLLCEELERSSCGSVLFHGYLPPPGIPSRKINNPARSPADPRNGLTAVEGDARASSRENAQPALSAAGEGTVRLGFPVDPRKVLLVTGHHNWIVAAYAHFAVCYRIKESSGWQQVFTSPYLDWTIERVALNAKVVGGPHGDKDKMVAVASESSIILWSVQDGGSGSEIGVFSLGVPVDALFFIGNQLVATSHTGKVGVWNAVTQHWQVQDVVPITSYDTAGSFLLLGCNNGSIYYIDMQKFPLRMKDNDLLVTELYHDPSNDAVTALSVYLTPKTSVSGNWIEIAYGTSSGAVRVIVQHPETVGSGPQLFQTFTVHRSPVTKIMLSEKHLVSVCADNNHVRTWTVTRFRGMISTQPGSTPLASFKILSLEETESHGGSSSGNDIGPFGERDDQQVFIQKVVPITNKLFVRLSSTGKRICEIQAVDCTTISSFTVRECEGSSRMGSRPRRYLFTGHTNGSIQMWDLTTAMDMVNKSEDKDVGGPTEEELLKLLDQCDLSASRCATPNISPATSVLQPSRLRESSSSLQLQHHETVHEAATYGSVRPYRESPLLARARRTESFHSYRDFQALGLGRSERAGPDGGGPAPGDGPAPERRSPGPEGRGPREPDSGPEPQKAAEALLESKKRAPEDESESRVEARRKGGLDGSGVLGRRKGPYLASSPSTSDGGPDSPGPASPSPTRTTPSPRHRKSESSGPEYGL; via the exons ATGGCGGGCGGCCACTGCGGCAGCTTCGCCCCGGCGGCGGGCAGCGGCGAGATCGTGCAGCTCAACGTGGGGGGCACCAG ATTCAGTACTTCAAGACAAACGCTCATGTGGATTCCAGATTCCTTTTTTTCCAG TTTGCTGAGTGGAAGAATTTCAACACTTCGAGATGAAACTGGTGCT ATATTTATTGATAGAGACCCTGCAGCATTCGCGCCCATTTTAAATTTCCTTCGGACGAAAGAATTAGACTTACG GGGCGTGAGCATCAGTGTCCTCAGGCACGAAGCGGAGTTTTACGGCATCACCCCACTTG TGAGACGGCTGCTTCTGTGCGAAGAGCTGGAGCGTTCCTCGTGTGGCAGTGTCCTGTTCCACGGCTACCTGCCGCCCCCAG GTATTCCAAGTCGTAAAATAAACAACCCAGCTAGGTCCCCTGCAGATCCCAGGAACGGACTAACTGCTGTGGAAGGCGACGCGCGGGCCAGCAGCAGGGAGAACGCCCAGCCTGCTCTCTCTGCGGCGGGGGAAGGGACTGTCAGACTAG GGTTTCCTGTGGACCCCCGGAAGGTGCTTCTGGTGACTGGCCATCACAACTGGATCGTGGCTGCCTATGCCCACTTCGCTGTGTGCTACAG AATAAAAGAATCTTCCGGATGGCAGCAGGTGTTCACCAGCCCCTACTTGGATTGGACAATCGAGCGGGTTGCGCTCAATGCAAAGGTGGTAGGAGGGCCGCACGGTGACAAGGACAAGATGGTGGCTGTGGCCTCGGAGAGCAGCATCATCCTGTGGAGCGTCCAGGATGGAGGGAGCGGCAGCGAGATAG gcgTGTTCAGCCTTGGCGTGCCCGTGGACGCGCTCTTCTTCATTGGCAATCAGCTGGTGGCCACGAGCCACACCGGGAAGGTGGGCGTGTGGAATGCTGTCACTCAGCATTGGCAG GTCCAAGATGTTGTCCCCATAACAAGTTATGACACTGCGGGCTCCTTCCTTCTGCTGGGCTGCAACAATGGATCCATATATTACAtag ACATGCAGAAGTTCCCTTTGAGGATGAAGGATAACGACCTTCTCGTGACTGAACTGTACCACGACCCTTCCAACGATGCTGTCACTGCTCTGAGCGTTTACCTCACGCCCAAAACAA GTGTCAGCGGGAACTGGATTGAGATCGCCTATGGCACGAGCTCAGGAGCAGTGCGTGTGATCGTCCAGCACCCGGAGACCGTGGGCTCGGGCCCACAGCTCTTCCAGACCTTCACAGTCCACCGCAGCCCCGTCACCAAGATCATGCTCTCGGAGAAGCATCTCGTGTCAG TCTGTGCGGATAACAACCACGTGCGCACCTGGACAGTGACGCGCTTCCGAGGCATGATCTCCACCCAGCCTGGCTCCACGCCCCTGGCGTCCTTCAAGATCCTGTCTCTGGAGGAGACGGAGAGTCACGGGGGCAGCTCATCCGGGAATGACATCG GGCCTTTTGGAGAACGAGACGACCAGCAGGTGTTCATCCAGAAAGTCGTCCCCATCACCAACAAACTGTTTGTCAGGCTCTCGTCAACGGGGAAAAG GATCTGTGAGATCCAAGCCGTGGACTGCACGACCATCTCCTCCTTCACCGTGCGCGAGTGCGAGGGCTCCAGCAGGATGGGCTCCCGGCCTCGGCGCTACCTGTTCACGGGCCACACCAACGGCAGCATCCAGATGTGGGACCTGACCACCGCCATGGACATGGTGAATAAGAGCGAGGACAAGG ACGTGGGCGGCCCCACCGAGGAGGAGCTGCTGAAGCTGCTGGACCAGTGTGACCTCAGCGCCTCCCGCTGCGCCACGCCCAACATCAGCCCCGCCACCTCCGTGCTGCAGCCCAGCCGCCTGCGCGAGTCCAGCTCCAG CCTGCAGCTCCAGCACCACGAGACGGTGCACGAGGCAGCCACGTACGGGTCGGTGAGGCCCTACCGAGAGAGCCCGCTGCTGGCGCGGGCGCGGAGGACGGAGAGCTTCCACAGCTACCGGGACTTCCAGGCGCTCGGCCTGGGCAGGAGCGAGCGAGCCGGCCCGGACGGCGGGGGCCCGGCGCCTGGGGACGGCCCCGCGCCGGAGAGGAGGTCCCCGGGCCCGGAGGGCAGAGGCCCGCGGGAGCCCGACAGCGGGCCGGAGCCCCAGAAAGCGGCCGAAGCCCTCCTCGAGTCCAAGAAGCGGGCGCCCGAAGACGAGAGTGAGAGCAGGGTGGAGGCGAGGCGGAAGGGCGGCTTGGACGGCAGTGGGGTCCTGGGGCGGAGGAAGGGACCCTACCTGGCGTCCTCCCCTAGCACTTCCGACGGAGGCCCCGACTCCCCCGGCCCCGCctcgccctcccccacccggaCCACGCCATCCCCCCGGCACAGGAAGAGCGAGTCCTCGGGCCCGGAGTACGGGCTGTGA
- the KCTD3 gene encoding BTB/POZ domain-containing protein KCTD3 isoform X2, producing MKLVLGVSISVLRHEAEFYGITPLVRRLLLCEELERSSCGSVLFHGYLPPPGIPSRKINNPARSPADPRNGLTAVEGDARASSRENAQPALSAAGEGTVRLGFPVDPRKVLLVTGHHNWIVAAYAHFAVCYRIKESSGWQQVFTSPYLDWTIERVALNAKVVGGPHGDKDKMVAVASESSIILWSVQDGGSGSEIGVFSLGVPVDALFFIGNQLVATSHTGKVGVWNAVTQHWQVQDVVPITSYDTAGSFLLLGCNNGSIYYIDMQKFPLRMKDNDLLVTELYHDPSNDAVTALSVYLTPKTSVSGNWIEIAYGTSSGAVRVIVQHPETVGSGPQLFQTFTVHRSPVTKIMLSEKHLVSVCADNNHVRTWTVTRFRGMISTQPGSTPLASFKILSLEETESHGGSSSGNDIGPFGERDDQQVFIQKVVPITNKLFVRLSSTGKRICEIQAVDCTTISSFTVRECEGSSRMGSRPRRYLFTGHTNGSIQMWDLTTAMDMVNKSEDKDVGGPTEEELLKLLDQCDLSASRCATPNISPATSVLQPSRLRESSSSLQLQHHETVHEAATYGSVRPYRESPLLARARRTESFHSYRDFQALGLGRSERAGPDGGGPAPGDGPAPERRSPGPEGRGPREPDSGPEPQKAAEALLESKKRAPEDESESRVEARRKGGLDGSGVLGRRKGPYLASSPSTSDGGPDSPGPASPSPTRTTPSPRHRKSESSGPEYGL from the exons ATGAAACTGGTGCT GGGCGTGAGCATCAGTGTCCTCAGGCACGAAGCGGAGTTTTACGGCATCACCCCACTTG TGAGACGGCTGCTTCTGTGCGAAGAGCTGGAGCGTTCCTCGTGTGGCAGTGTCCTGTTCCACGGCTACCTGCCGCCCCCAG GTATTCCAAGTCGTAAAATAAACAACCCAGCTAGGTCCCCTGCAGATCCCAGGAACGGACTAACTGCTGTGGAAGGCGACGCGCGGGCCAGCAGCAGGGAGAACGCCCAGCCTGCTCTCTCTGCGGCGGGGGAAGGGACTGTCAGACTAG GGTTTCCTGTGGACCCCCGGAAGGTGCTTCTGGTGACTGGCCATCACAACTGGATCGTGGCTGCCTATGCCCACTTCGCTGTGTGCTACAG AATAAAAGAATCTTCCGGATGGCAGCAGGTGTTCACCAGCCCCTACTTGGATTGGACAATCGAGCGGGTTGCGCTCAATGCAAAGGTGGTAGGAGGGCCGCACGGTGACAAGGACAAGATGGTGGCTGTGGCCTCGGAGAGCAGCATCATCCTGTGGAGCGTCCAGGATGGAGGGAGCGGCAGCGAGATAG gcgTGTTCAGCCTTGGCGTGCCCGTGGACGCGCTCTTCTTCATTGGCAATCAGCTGGTGGCCACGAGCCACACCGGGAAGGTGGGCGTGTGGAATGCTGTCACTCAGCATTGGCAG GTCCAAGATGTTGTCCCCATAACAAGTTATGACACTGCGGGCTCCTTCCTTCTGCTGGGCTGCAACAATGGATCCATATATTACAtag ACATGCAGAAGTTCCCTTTGAGGATGAAGGATAACGACCTTCTCGTGACTGAACTGTACCACGACCCTTCCAACGATGCTGTCACTGCTCTGAGCGTTTACCTCACGCCCAAAACAA GTGTCAGCGGGAACTGGATTGAGATCGCCTATGGCACGAGCTCAGGAGCAGTGCGTGTGATCGTCCAGCACCCGGAGACCGTGGGCTCGGGCCCACAGCTCTTCCAGACCTTCACAGTCCACCGCAGCCCCGTCACCAAGATCATGCTCTCGGAGAAGCATCTCGTGTCAG TCTGTGCGGATAACAACCACGTGCGCACCTGGACAGTGACGCGCTTCCGAGGCATGATCTCCACCCAGCCTGGCTCCACGCCCCTGGCGTCCTTCAAGATCCTGTCTCTGGAGGAGACGGAGAGTCACGGGGGCAGCTCATCCGGGAATGACATCG GGCCTTTTGGAGAACGAGACGACCAGCAGGTGTTCATCCAGAAAGTCGTCCCCATCACCAACAAACTGTTTGTCAGGCTCTCGTCAACGGGGAAAAG GATCTGTGAGATCCAAGCCGTGGACTGCACGACCATCTCCTCCTTCACCGTGCGCGAGTGCGAGGGCTCCAGCAGGATGGGCTCCCGGCCTCGGCGCTACCTGTTCACGGGCCACACCAACGGCAGCATCCAGATGTGGGACCTGACCACCGCCATGGACATGGTGAATAAGAGCGAGGACAAGG ACGTGGGCGGCCCCACCGAGGAGGAGCTGCTGAAGCTGCTGGACCAGTGTGACCTCAGCGCCTCCCGCTGCGCCACGCCCAACATCAGCCCCGCCACCTCCGTGCTGCAGCCCAGCCGCCTGCGCGAGTCCAGCTCCAG CCTGCAGCTCCAGCACCACGAGACGGTGCACGAGGCAGCCACGTACGGGTCGGTGAGGCCCTACCGAGAGAGCCCGCTGCTGGCGCGGGCGCGGAGGACGGAGAGCTTCCACAGCTACCGGGACTTCCAGGCGCTCGGCCTGGGCAGGAGCGAGCGAGCCGGCCCGGACGGCGGGGGCCCGGCGCCTGGGGACGGCCCCGCGCCGGAGAGGAGGTCCCCGGGCCCGGAGGGCAGAGGCCCGCGGGAGCCCGACAGCGGGCCGGAGCCCCAGAAAGCGGCCGAAGCCCTCCTCGAGTCCAAGAAGCGGGCGCCCGAAGACGAGAGTGAGAGCAGGGTGGAGGCGAGGCGGAAGGGCGGCTTGGACGGCAGTGGGGTCCTGGGGCGGAGGAAGGGACCCTACCTGGCGTCCTCCCCTAGCACTTCCGACGGAGGCCCCGACTCCCCCGGCCCCGCctcgccctcccccacccggaCCACGCCATCCCCCCGGCACAGGAAGAGCGAGTCCTCGGGCCCGGAGTACGGGCTGTGA